The Metabacillus schmidteae genome has a segment encoding these proteins:
- a CDS encoding YitT family protein, with amino-acid sequence MLQDLRIKNILFILIGSGIFGFGLVHFNIQNNLAEGGFTGITLLLFFLFHIDPSISNLVLNIPLFIIGWRVLGKTSFVYTIIGTVSLSVYLWIFQRYQIHMPLKDDLTLAALFAGVSIGVGLGTIFRYGGTTGGVDIIARLAHRYIGWSMGKTMFLFDLCVITVSLIAYLSYKEAMYTLVAVFVGAKVIDFMQEGAYAAKGATIISNLPEEISSKIMKEMDRGVTVLKGQGSFSKQDLNVLYCVVGKNEIVRLKSVITSVDPHAFVAVSDVHDVLGEGFTLDENKKPLPR; translated from the coding sequence ATGCTGCAGGATCTTAGAATAAAAAACATCTTATTTATTTTGATTGGATCAGGTATCTTTGGTTTCGGACTTGTTCACTTTAACATTCAAAACAACCTGGCAGAGGGCGGATTTACAGGAATCACACTATTGCTTTTTTTCCTTTTTCATATTGACCCTTCCATTTCAAACCTAGTCTTGAACATCCCCCTCTTTATAATCGGTTGGCGGGTGTTAGGTAAGACATCTTTTGTTTACACAATCATTGGAACTGTTAGTTTATCTGTCTATTTATGGATTTTCCAAAGATACCAAATTCATATGCCATTAAAAGACGATCTTACATTGGCCGCGTTATTTGCTGGTGTCTCAATTGGTGTAGGGCTGGGAACGATCTTCCGATATGGGGGAACAACAGGTGGTGTCGATATCATTGCCAGATTAGCACATCGTTACATTGGTTGGAGTATGGGAAAAACAATGTTTTTATTTGATTTATGTGTTATCACGGTGTCATTGATCGCATACCTGTCATATAAAGAGGCAATGTATACACTTGTAGCTGTATTTGTTGGTGCCAAAGTGATTGACTTTATGCAGGAGGGGGCATATGCAGCCAAAGGTGCTACGATTATCTCAAATCTCCCTGAAGAAATTTCATCTAAAATCATGAAGGAAATGGATCGAGGGGTAACAGTTTTAAAAGGACAAGGGTCGTTTTCAAAGCAAGACCTTAATGTTCTTTATTGTGTTGTTGGGAAAAATGAAATTGTTCGTTTAAAAAGTGTTATTACATCTGTTGACCCTCATGCATTTGTAGCTGTTAGTGATGTCCATGATGTATTGGGTGAAGGATTCACATTAGATGAAAATAAAAAACCATTACCAAGATAA
- the ypjB gene encoding sporulation protein YpjB, with translation MKKLFFAIMISLLLIHIKPVLADEAYDWKSLNKIADTALQLAKQERFNESAQLLEYFAVKFEEIPVDRQVLSLDHYRTLSNTHQNAQELLLDNKVSSTEKVRSLTKFRLVVDAMVSEHQPLWSSMEASIMETFSQMKSDVQEGDNQSFQHDFNEFLALYEVIYPSIQVDLDNQRIKRMDEYISVVENQLFQEIPETSQAKQLADMEVELKAIFERVKEDEADPSLLWVMISTGSIILLALSYAGVRKYRGEKERLPKREINNSKE, from the coding sequence ATGAAGAAACTATTTTTTGCAATTATGATTAGTTTGTTGCTGATACATATAAAACCAGTACTTGCAGATGAAGCGTATGACTGGAAATCGCTAAATAAGATAGCTGACACTGCCTTACAACTAGCTAAACAAGAACGCTTTAACGAGTCTGCCCAACTACTCGAGTACTTTGCTGTGAAATTTGAAGAAATCCCGGTAGATCGACAAGTTCTTTCACTTGATCACTATCGTACTCTATCGAATACCCATCAAAATGCACAAGAGCTGTTATTGGACAATAAAGTAAGTTCAACCGAAAAGGTGAGATCCTTAACAAAGTTTCGCTTAGTTGTTGATGCAATGGTCTCGGAGCATCAACCATTATGGAGTTCTATGGAAGCATCCATCATGGAGACTTTTTCTCAAATGAAAAGTGATGTACAAGAAGGGGATAATCAATCATTTCAACATGATTTTAATGAATTTCTTGCACTTTATGAAGTAATATATCCTAGTATACAAGTCGATCTTGATAATCAACGGATAAAACGAATGGACGAATATATCTCAGTTGTAGAAAATCAACTTTTTCAAGAGATTCCGGAAACGAGTCAAGCAAAACAATTAGCTGATATGGAAGTAGAATTAAAAGCAATTTTTGAAAGAGTAAAAGAGGATGAAGCTGATCCATCATTATTATGGGTCATGATTTCAACAGGGAGTATCATCCTGCTGGCATTATCTTACGCAGGTGTTAGAAAATATCGAGGTGAAAAAGAAAGACTTCCGAAACGAGAAATAAATAATAGTAAAGAATAA
- the lhaT gene encoding lipoprotein heptaprenylglyceryl N-acetyltransferase LhaT, whose protein sequence is MKLFQYFLGQKPIIFIMFIINLLGTAYGYYWYRYQLEETPAHFYIFVPDSPTASLFFLIVLLAFLFKRNLPVIEALAIVTLFKYGIWAVIMNLLVLAVNGTLPWEGYMLIASHFGMAVQGLLYSPYYRFKSWHLIVAAIWTLHNDVIDYVFGMMPRYSVLMDYINEIGYMTFWLSLISLGIAYYLVVKNQSKQLELA, encoded by the coding sequence ATGAAATTATTCCAATATTTTTTAGGACAGAAACCAATCATATTTATCATGTTCATCATTAATTTGTTAGGTACGGCTTACGGTTATTATTGGTACAGATATCAATTGGAGGAAACACCTGCCCACTTTTATATATTTGTTCCTGATAGCCCGACAGCAAGTTTATTTTTCCTCATTGTATTGCTTGCCTTCTTATTCAAGCGGAATTTGCCTGTTATTGAAGCTTTAGCGATTGTCACGTTATTTAAGTATGGAATATGGGCTGTCATTATGAACCTGCTTGTATTAGCTGTAAACGGTACTTTACCGTGGGAAGGCTATATGCTTATAGCTTCTCATTTTGGCATGGCCGTTCAGGGCTTACTTTATTCTCCTTATTACCGGTTTAAATCATGGCATTTAATTGTGGCTGCCATTTGGACTTTACATAATGATGTCATTGACTATGTATTTGGCATGATGCCCCGTTATAGTGTTTTAATGGATTATATCAATGAAATAGGCTATATGACATTCTGGTTAAGTTTAATATCTCTAGGAATAGCCTATTATTTAGTCGTGAAAAATCAATCAAAACAGTTGGAATTAGCCTAG
- a CDS encoding menaquinol-cytochrome c reductase cytochrome b/c subunit: MHRGKGMKFVGDSRISAERKPNIPKDYSEYPGKTEAFWPNFLLKEWLVGAVFLIGFLCLTIAHPSPLERVADPTDAGYIPLPDWYFLFLYQLLKYSFASGPYTVIGAIVIPGLAFGALMLAPFLDRGPERRPAKRPVAVGMMILGVAATFFLTWESVATHDWEAAAEQGKIKAEAEIDKESEGYALYQEQGCISCHGDNLEGGAAGKALVDNGLEPDKIADIAKNGQGSMPAGVFKGTDEELKVLSEFISGVTSK, translated from the coding sequence ATGCATCGCGGAAAAGGTATGAAATTTGTCGGTGACTCTCGTATTTCAGCTGAGAGAAAGCCTAATATTCCGAAGGACTATTCGGAATATCCAGGAAAAACGGAAGCATTCTGGCCAAACTTCCTTCTTAAGGAGTGGTTGGTTGGTGCCGTTTTCTTAATCGGTTTTTTATGTTTAACAATAGCGCATCCATCACCGCTTGAACGTGTAGCAGATCCAACGGATGCAGGCTATATTCCATTACCAGACTGGTATTTCTTATTCTTATACCAATTGTTAAAATATTCGTTTGCATCTGGTCCATATACAGTAATTGGAGCAATCGTCATTCCAGGTCTTGCATTCGGTGCATTAATGTTAGCACCTTTCCTTGATCGTGGACCTGAACGTCGTCCCGCAAAGCGTCCTGTTGCGGTTGGTATGATGATTCTTGGTGTAGCAGCAACATTCTTCTTAACTTGGGAATCAGTTGCAACACACGATTGGGAAGCAGCAGCTGAACAAGGGAAAATTAAGGCTGAAGCGGAAATTGACAAAGAATCTGAAGGGTATGCACTTTATCAAGAGCAAGGTTGTATTTCTTGTCATGGTGATAATCTAGAAGGTGGAGCAGCTGGTAAAGCGCTTGTTGATAATGGATTAGAACCGGATAAAATCGCAGATATTGCGAAAAACGGTCAAGGAAGCATGCCTGCTGGAGTATTTAAAGGTACTGACGAAGAATTAAAGGTACTATCAGAATTTATCTCTGGTGTTACTTCAAAATAA
- the qcrB gene encoding menaquinol-cytochrome c reductase cytochrome b subunit, with protein sequence MLNKIYDWVDERLDITPMWRDIADHEVPEHVNPAHHFSAFVYCFGGLTFFVTVIQVLSGMFLTMYYVPDIKNAWESVFYLQNEVAFGQIVRGMHHWGASLVIVMMFLHTLRVFFQGAYKKPRELNWVVGVLIFFVMLGLGLTGYLLPWDMKALFATKVTLQIAESVPLIGPTVKTLLSGHPDIVGAQTLTRFFAIHVFFLPAALFGLMAAHFIMIRKQGISGPL encoded by the coding sequence TTGCTTAACAAAATTTATGATTGGGTTGACGAACGATTAGATATTACGCCTATGTGGCGCGATATTGCTGACCATGAAGTTCCAGAACACGTAAACCCTGCACATCATTTTTCTGCCTTTGTATACTGCTTTGGCGGATTAACGTTTTTTGTTACCGTTATACAAGTACTTTCTGGAATGTTTTTAACGATGTATTATGTTCCGGATATTAAAAATGCTTGGGAATCAGTTTTTTATCTTCAAAATGAAGTAGCATTCGGACAAATTGTTCGTGGTATGCACCATTGGGGAGCAAGTCTTGTTATTGTTATGATGTTCTTACATACACTTCGTGTCTTTTTCCAAGGAGCATATAAAAAACCTCGTGAATTAAACTGGGTAGTTGGTGTACTTATTTTCTTTGTTATGCTTGGACTCGGTTTAACAGGTTATTTATTACCATGGGATATGAAAGCATTATTTGCTACAAAAGTTACACTGCAAATTGCAGAATCTGTACCATTAATTGGACCAACAGTTAAGACATTGTTATCAGGACATCCGGACATTGTAGGTGCTCAAACACTTACTCGTTTCTTTGCTATCCATGTCTTTTTCCTACCTGCTGCATTATTCGGTCTAATGGCAGCTCACTTTATTATGATACGAAAGCAAGGTATTTCTGGTCCACTATAA
- a CDS encoding QcrA and Rieske domain-containing protein codes for MSEKKHRVSRRQFLNYTLTGVGGFMAAGMLMPMVRFALDPVLRPAEETDLVQVVKVDEITEEPQRFDFKIKQKDAWYESEETKSAWVFKEGDKITALSPICKHLGCTVGWNNDPKNPNKFFCPCHYGLYDKDGTNVPGTPPLAPLDVYTQQVKDGYLFLGKAKPRGEA; via the coding sequence ATGAGCGAGAAAAAACATCGAGTTTCTAGACGTCAATTCTTAAACTATACGCTTACCGGTGTAGGCGGTTTCATGGCCGCAGGTATGTTAATGCCAATGGTCCGCTTTGCACTTGACCCTGTGCTCCGACCAGCAGAGGAAACCGATCTGGTTCAAGTAGTAAAGGTTGACGAAATCACGGAAGAACCTCAACGCTTTGACTTTAAAATCAAACAAAAAGATGCTTGGTATGAATCAGAAGAAACAAAATCAGCTTGGGTTTTTAAGGAAGGCGATAAAATTACAGCCCTTTCACCAATCTGTAAGCATCTGGGATGTACAGTAGGTTGGAACAATGATCCAAAGAATCCGAACAAATTTTTCTGTCCATGTCATTATGGTTTATATGACAAAGACGGTACAAATGTTCCTGGAACACCGCCTCTTGCACCACTTGATGTTTATACTCAACAAGTTAAAGACGGATATTTATTCTTAGGTAAAGCAAAACCACGAGGGGAGGCGTAA